Proteins encoded in a region of the Gallalistipes aquisgranensis genome:
- the rplT gene encoding 50S ribosomal protein L20, whose protein sequence is MPRSVNAVASRARRKKVLKLAKGNFGSRGNVWTVAKNTVEKGLTYAYRDRKNKKRTFRSLWIQRINAAARSNGMTYSEFMGKLAAKGIALNRKVLADLAMNNPKAFEKIVKTVK, encoded by the coding sequence ATGCCAAGGTCAGTAAATGCAGTAGCATCCAGAGCCAGAAGAAAAAAAGTTTTAAAGCTTGCCAAAGGCAACTTTGGTTCAAGGGGAAATGTATGGACCGTCGCCAAAAACACGGTCGAAAAAGGTTTGACTTACGCCTACCGGGATCGTAAGAACAAAAAACGGACATTCCGCAGCCTGTGGATTCAGCGTATCAACGCCGCAGCCCGCAGCAACGGCATGACCTACTCGGAATTCATGGGCAAACTCGCCGCCAAGGGTATCGCGCTCAACCGCAAGGTATTGGCCGATCTGGCGATGAACAACCCCAAGGCATTCGAAAAAATCGTTAAGACAGTTAAATAG
- the rpmA gene encoding 50S ribosomal protein L27: MAHKKGVGSSKNGRESESKRLGVKLFGGQFAKAGNIIVRQRGTVHNPGENVGMGKDHTLFALVDGKVDFCKKASGKSYVSVTPVSE, encoded by the coding sequence ATGGCACACAAGAAAGGAGTAGGTAGCTCGAAGAACGGCCGTGAGTCGGAAAGCAAGCGGCTGGGCGTGAAACTCTTTGGCGGCCAGTTCGCCAAAGCGGGCAATATCATCGTACGTCAGCGGGGCACGGTGCACAATCCCGGCGAGAACGTGGGTATGGGCAAGGACCACACCCTCTTCGCCCTGGTGGACGGCAAGGTGGACTTCTGCAAGAAGGCCTCCGGGAAATCGTACGTCAGCGTTACACCCGTTTCGGAGTAG
- a CDS encoding RecQ family ATP-dependent DNA helicase has translation MKGNLLDILERYWGYTSFRPMQSEVIESVLEGTDTLALMPTGAGKSLLYQVPAMASQGVCIVVTPLIALMKDQVDRLRRMGIPACAVHSGLSTRQIDILLDNCVYGDVKFLYVAPERIASETFRMRLTRMNVCLLAVDEAHCISQWGYDFRPAYLRIAEIRRLIPDTPVLALTASATGDVVTDIMRHLKFRDGTVLRSSFARPNLSYSVRRTEDKPQQLLRIVRGVPGTGIVYVRLRESTEEVASLLRSEGVTAEAYHGGLPHTERAARQERWMNGESRVMVATNAFGMGIDKADVRFVVHYDLCDSPEAYYQEAGRAGRDGRRSYAVLLFSPDEPSRATRRFNTEFPSVETIRSCYEAVFNYLQIGIGEGKESAFDFDLRDFAARSRLFPATALSAIKILEQNGYWELSDENDRPPRIMFTVSRDDLYKIRIDRQELDHFLRTILRLYDGVFSHFVRVDEQQIADCSGYTVPRVRELFENLWKLRVIRYIPGKRSALLYLSEERLPTGDVIISPESYRIRKRLSGERMVSLFRYAENESECRSVLLRRYFGEENPEPCGICDICLRHKKAKPAPSQNGPAGEGSGSASGLRAEPGGPPPTEGALLETLAAGPLPVKEVFARFTAPPEEVASVVDRLLAEGKISLDAGGRIGIK, from the coding sequence ATGAAAGGGAACCTGCTGGACATACTCGAACGCTACTGGGGATACACCTCTTTCCGGCCCATGCAGTCCGAAGTGATCGAATCGGTGCTGGAAGGCACGGACACCCTGGCCCTCATGCCCACGGGCGCGGGCAAGTCGCTTCTCTACCAGGTCCCGGCGATGGCCTCGCAAGGGGTCTGCATCGTAGTGACTCCGCTGATCGCCCTGATGAAGGACCAGGTGGACCGGCTCCGCCGCATGGGCATTCCGGCCTGTGCCGTCCATTCGGGGCTCTCGACCCGCCAGATCGACATCCTGCTCGACAACTGCGTCTATGGCGACGTGAAATTCCTCTATGTCGCCCCCGAAAGGATCGCCAGCGAGACCTTCCGGATGCGCCTCACCCGGATGAACGTCTGCCTGCTGGCCGTAGACGAGGCGCACTGCATCTCGCAATGGGGCTACGATTTCCGGCCGGCCTACCTGCGGATCGCCGAGATACGCCGGCTGATCCCCGACACTCCCGTGCTGGCCCTCACCGCCTCGGCCACGGGCGACGTGGTGACGGACATCATGCGCCACCTGAAATTCCGCGACGGCACCGTACTCCGCTCCAGTTTCGCCCGGCCCAACCTCTCGTACAGCGTGCGGCGCACGGAAGACAAACCCCAGCAGCTACTGCGCATCGTCCGGGGCGTACCGGGCACGGGCATCGTCTATGTCCGGCTGAGGGAGAGCACGGAAGAGGTCGCCTCCCTGCTCCGTTCGGAAGGGGTCACGGCAGAAGCGTATCACGGCGGCCTGCCGCACACCGAACGGGCCGCACGGCAGGAACGCTGGATGAACGGGGAGAGCCGGGTGATGGTCGCCACCAACGCCTTCGGGATGGGCATCGACAAGGCCGACGTGCGGTTCGTCGTGCATTACGACTTGTGCGATTCGCCGGAGGCCTACTACCAGGAGGCCGGACGAGCCGGACGCGACGGACGGCGTTCCTACGCCGTGCTGCTTTTCAGTCCGGACGAACCGAGCCGGGCCACGCGCCGGTTCAACACCGAATTCCCCTCCGTCGAGACCATCCGTTCCTGCTACGAAGCCGTCTTCAACTACCTGCAGATCGGCATCGGCGAAGGCAAGGAGAGCGCCTTCGATTTCGACCTGCGGGATTTCGCTGCCCGGAGCCGGCTGTTTCCGGCCACGGCCCTCAGCGCCATCAAGATATTGGAGCAGAACGGCTATTGGGAACTCAGCGACGAAAACGACCGGCCGCCCCGCATCATGTTCACCGTCAGCCGGGACGACCTCTACAAGATACGGATCGACCGGCAGGAGCTGGACCACTTCCTGCGCACGATCCTGCGGCTCTACGACGGCGTCTTCAGCCACTTCGTCCGGGTAGACGAACAGCAGATCGCCGACTGTTCGGGTTATACGGTGCCCCGTGTCCGGGAACTGTTCGAGAACCTGTGGAAACTGAGGGTCATCCGCTACATTCCGGGCAAACGCTCGGCCCTCCTCTACCTGAGCGAGGAGCGGCTTCCCACGGGCGACGTGATCATCTCACCCGAAAGCTACCGCATCCGCAAACGGCTCAGCGGCGAACGCATGGTCAGCCTGTTCCGCTATGCGGAGAACGAATCGGAATGTCGCAGCGTCCTGCTCCGGCGCTATTTCGGTGAGGAAAACCCCGAACCCTGCGGCATCTGCGACATCTGCCTGCGGCATAAAAAAGCGAAACCGGCTCCGTCGCAAAACGGACCCGCCGGAGAGGGAAGCGGCAGCGCTTCCGGCCTGCGGGCCGAACCGGGAGGCCCTCCGCCCACGGAGGGCGCCCTGCTGGAGACGCTCGCCGCCGGTCCTCTCCCGGTGAAAGAAGTGTTCGCCCGTTTCACGGCTCCGCCCGAAGAGGTCGCCTCCGTCGTGGACAGACTTCTGGCCGAAGGCAAAATTTCGCTCGACGCAGGGGGCAGAATCGGAATAAAATGA
- the rpmI gene encoding 50S ribosomal protein L35, with product MPKMKTNSGAKKRFDFTGTGRIKRKHAFKSHILTKKTTKQKRNLTYSGLVSPADEANVKLLLVK from the coding sequence ATGCCGAAAATGAAAACGAACTCCGGTGCGAAGAAACGCTTCGACTTCACCGGAACAGGACGGATCAAGAGAAAGCACGCTTTCAAGAGCCACATCCTGACCAAGAAAACAACCAAACAGAAACGGAATCTGACCTACTCGGGTCTGGTTTCTCCGGCCGACGAGGCCAATGTAAAACTGCTTCTCGTCAAGTAG
- a CDS encoding class I SAM-dependent rRNA methyltransferase, whose amino-acid sequence MIPKIILRRGKEESLRRYHPWVFSGAIERSEGDPREGDLVDVYGRNGEFLGRGHCQIGSIAVRILSFRQEEIDQSWWNGRIAGAYALRKALGLAESADTTCYRLVHGEGDGLPGLVVDIYGRTAVIQCHSVGMYVVREQIAEALRTLYGERLGAIYDKSSQTLPFNAGLDASDEYLYGTDPGEEPVLEHGNRFLVSWESGQKTGFFIDQRENRALVGRYAAGRTVLNTFCYTGGFSVYALRGGALSVDSVDSSERAVALAARNAELNFGTGASHRAIARDTFDFLRETPKDAYDLIILDPPAFAKHHKVLGNATQGYKRLNAAALNKIRPGGILFTFSCSQAVSRELFRTTVFSAAAISGRSVRILHQLTQPADHPINIYHPEGEYLKGLVLYVE is encoded by the coding sequence ATGATCCCGAAAATCATCCTGCGACGCGGCAAGGAGGAATCCCTGCGGCGGTACCATCCCTGGGTCTTCTCCGGAGCCATCGAGCGAAGCGAAGGCGATCCCCGGGAAGGTGATCTCGTCGACGTATACGGCCGGAACGGCGAATTTCTCGGCCGGGGCCACTGCCAGATCGGCTCGATCGCCGTGCGCATCCTCTCCTTCCGGCAGGAAGAGATCGACCAGTCGTGGTGGAACGGCCGCATAGCGGGCGCCTATGCCCTGCGCAAGGCTCTCGGCCTGGCGGAAAGCGCCGACACCACCTGCTACCGGCTCGTCCACGGCGAAGGGGACGGACTGCCGGGCCTCGTAGTAGACATTTACGGACGCACGGCGGTCATACAGTGCCACAGCGTCGGGATGTACGTGGTCCGGGAACAGATCGCCGAAGCCCTCCGCACGCTGTACGGAGAGCGGCTTGGAGCCATCTACGACAAAAGCAGCCAGACCCTTCCCTTCAATGCGGGGCTCGATGCCTCCGACGAATACCTTTACGGAACCGACCCGGGCGAAGAACCCGTACTGGAACACGGCAACCGCTTCCTGGTCAGCTGGGAGAGCGGGCAGAAAACGGGATTCTTCATCGACCAGCGGGAAAACCGTGCATTGGTGGGCCGCTACGCCGCCGGGCGCACCGTACTCAACACATTCTGCTATACGGGGGGCTTCTCCGTCTACGCCCTGCGGGGCGGAGCCCTGAGCGTCGATTCGGTGGACAGTTCGGAGCGGGCCGTCGCACTGGCCGCCCGCAACGCGGAACTCAATTTCGGGACCGGAGCATCCCACCGGGCCATCGCCCGCGACACGTTCGATTTCCTGCGGGAGACCCCGAAGGACGCCTACGACCTCATCATCCTCGACCCGCCCGCTTTCGCCAAGCACCACAAAGTGCTGGGCAACGCGACCCAGGGGTACAAACGCCTCAACGCTGCGGCACTGAACAAAATCCGGCCCGGGGGCATTCTCTTCACGTTCAGCTGTTCGCAGGCCGTAAGCCGGGAGCTGTTCCGAACCACGGTCTTCTCCGCCGCCGCCATTTCGGGCCGCAGCGTGCGCATCCTGCACCAGCTCACCCAGCCGGCCGACCACCCGATCAACATCTACCACCCCGAGGGGGAATACCTCAAGGGACTGGTGCTCTACGTGGAATAG
- a CDS encoding calycin-like domain-containing protein, protein MKKFLFMCCALALPACLLFTACNDDDESKTLAQTVEGTYPVDIRVGLGSAPDPSSEAIDASVIVKAAGDNTVNLELKGFSMDGENEVPISLNGITVSGSEGNVTMAYNGVITSDALAALGHISGSLSGTVKSAVMDLLLNIEVRMSDASAETPDLVVIVSLKSK, encoded by the coding sequence ATGAAAAAATTTTTATTCATGTGCTGTGCGCTGGCTCTGCCCGCATGTCTTCTGTTTACTGCCTGCAACGATGATGACGAGTCGAAAACTCTGGCTCAGACAGTAGAAGGAACCTATCCGGTTGATATACGGGTAGGACTTGGTTCCGCTCCTGATCCCTCTTCCGAAGCGATTGACGCTTCCGTGATTGTTAAAGCTGCCGGGGATAATACGGTGAACCTCGAGTTGAAAGGTTTTTCGATGGACGGGGAGAACGAAGTGCCTATCAGCCTCAACGGAATTACGGTTTCCGGTAGCGAGGGAAATGTTACGATGGCGTATAACGGAGTGATTACTTCGGACGCTTTGGCTGCATTGGGACATATTTCCGGTTCGTTGAGCGGTACTGTTAAATCGGCTGTGATGGATCTGTTGCTCAATATAGAGGTGCGTATGTCCGATGCCTCTGCAGAGACTCCCGATCTGGTGGTCATCGTTTCGCTTAAGAGCAAATAA
- a CDS encoding MBL fold metallo-hydrolase has product MSSVLKEVAGTLGYETDSYKTPEGGTLTFVFFAHASLAVGYRTGEAQYAVYVDPVSAYADYGAFPAADVVFVTHEHSDHFDPAAVRALLKADTAIVCNREVERLLGDVTDSGGHPVRVVALSEGGVFDAAPWLSARAVAAYNTTAGRDRFHPRGRDNGYVLTLGGTHVYVAGDTEPTPEMKALKDVDIAFLPVNQPYTMTVAQAVEAARWLRPAVLYPCHYGEVPDVTPVGRIAELLSDQPETQVLVRRME; this is encoded by the coding sequence ATGTCGTCTGTATTGAAAGAGGTAGCCGGTACGCTCGGCTATGAAACGGATTCCTACAAGACGCCGGAAGGCGGTACGCTTACGTTCGTTTTTTTCGCCCATGCTTCGCTGGCCGTCGGTTACCGGACGGGAGAGGCACAATATGCGGTCTATGTCGATCCGGTTTCGGCTTATGCGGATTACGGGGCCTTTCCTGCGGCGGACGTCGTCTTCGTTACGCACGAACATTCGGACCATTTCGATCCGGCAGCCGTCCGGGCCTTGTTGAAAGCGGATACGGCGATCGTCTGCAACCGGGAGGTGGAACGGCTTTTGGGTGACGTGACCGATTCCGGAGGGCATCCGGTGCGGGTGGTAGCGCTCAGCGAAGGGGGTGTGTTCGATGCGGCTCCGTGGCTCTCCGCCCGGGCGGTGGCGGCGTACAATACCACGGCGGGGAGGGATCGTTTCCATCCCCGCGGACGGGACAACGGTTATGTGCTGACGTTGGGCGGTACGCACGTCTATGTCGCCGGGGATACCGAACCTACGCCGGAAATGAAGGCGTTGAAGGATGTGGACATTGCCTTCCTTCCGGTCAATCAGCCCTATACGATGACGGTGGCACAGGCGGTTGAGGCCGCCCGGTGGCTGCGGCCGGCCGTTCTGTATCCCTGCCATTACGGAGAGGTCCCCGATGTCACCCCTGTCGGCCGGATTGCGGAACTGCTTTCGGACCAGCCTGAAACGCAGGTGCTGGTCCGCCGCATGGAGTGA
- a CDS encoding endo-1,4-beta-xylanase has translation MKTNVLIGSLLLFSCLQASAQPSFPKSGEEDREGIMSEAYWKIWNRDVQEKIDRDIEKNRKADAVLSFADGRPGTEVRIEQVSHDFIFGAHIFNFDQLGTKERNDRYKSLYGTLFNSATIAFYWNAFEMQPGRLRFKGEYWDTEEYWNKVEEPKMQPHWRRPASDPVVEFCESRGIRLHGHTLVWGNRRWQYPNWIADELMTGEEKAKMAPLVKEYASKNNTLRADEFTEAYERLSPKKLAGMLPDFTKKIADVQRRRIVEIAEYYQGRIHSWDVVNESAKDYALGNLAEGEELCKSWYGLMPGEYDYKALKTAEEVFPESVALNINDYYRDGKGKAYADQVKGLLARGCRIDIMGSQMHQLGAKGSRSASEGAEIETPQIVWDRLGSFGETGVPIHMSEVTIASPGNGKRDWAIQAVLTRNMFRLWFSVEPVMGITWWNVVDDCGAAGESSTSGLFTRNMEPKTAYYALNELVNEEWKTRKTILLPESGIVRFRGFKGKYRVTWTDRFGQTQISEFYLKNDGDGFGN, from the coding sequence ATGAAAACGAACGTATTGATCGGTTCTCTCCTGCTGTTTTCCTGCTTGCAGGCCTCGGCGCAGCCCTCTTTCCCGAAGAGCGGAGAGGAGGACCGGGAAGGAATCATGAGCGAGGCCTATTGGAAAATCTGGAACCGGGACGTGCAGGAGAAGATCGACCGGGACATCGAAAAGAACCGGAAAGCCGATGCCGTCCTGTCGTTTGCCGACGGCAGGCCCGGTACGGAGGTGCGGATCGAACAGGTTTCCCACGACTTCATCTTCGGGGCCCATATCTTCAATTTCGACCAGCTGGGTACGAAGGAGCGGAACGACAGGTACAAGAGTCTCTACGGTACGCTGTTCAATTCGGCTACGATCGCCTTCTACTGGAATGCGTTCGAGATGCAGCCCGGGCGTCTGCGTTTCAAGGGCGAGTATTGGGACACCGAGGAGTATTGGAATAAGGTGGAGGAGCCCAAGATGCAGCCCCACTGGCGCCGTCCGGCCTCCGACCCGGTGGTCGAGTTCTGCGAGAGCAGGGGAATCCGTCTGCACGGTCATACGCTGGTGTGGGGCAACCGCCGGTGGCAGTATCCCAACTGGATTGCCGATGAACTGATGACCGGGGAGGAGAAGGCGAAGATGGCTCCTCTGGTCAAAGAATACGCCTCGAAAAACAATACGCTGCGGGCGGACGAGTTCACGGAGGCTTATGAGCGGCTCAGTCCCAAAAAACTGGCCGGCATGCTGCCCGATTTCACGAAGAAGATCGCGGACGTGCAGCGCAGGCGTATCGTCGAGATCGCGGAGTATTACCAGGGCCGCATCCATAGCTGGGACGTGGTGAACGAGAGTGCCAAGGACTATGCCCTGGGCAATCTGGCCGAAGGCGAGGAGTTGTGCAAAAGCTGGTACGGGCTGATGCCGGGCGAGTACGACTACAAAGCGCTGAAGACGGCCGAGGAGGTTTTCCCGGAAAGCGTGGCGCTGAACATCAACGACTATTACCGGGACGGCAAGGGCAAGGCCTATGCCGACCAGGTGAAAGGTCTGTTGGCCCGGGGGTGCAGGATCGACATCATGGGTTCGCAGATGCACCAGCTCGGTGCCAAGGGAAGCCGGTCTGCTTCGGAAGGGGCGGAGATCGAGACCCCGCAGATCGTGTGGGACCGATTAGGTTCGTTCGGTGAGACGGGGGTGCCGATCCACATGAGCGAAGTTACGATAGCGTCTCCGGGGAACGGGAAACGCGACTGGGCCATTCAAGCCGTGCTGACACGGAATATGTTCCGCCTGTGGTTCAGCGTCGAACCCGTGATGGGCATTACGTGGTGGAACGTGGTGGATGACTGTGGCGCGGCCGGGGAGTCCTCCACCTCGGGTCTGTTTACCCGGAACATGGAGCCTAAAACGGCTTATTATGCGCTGAACGAATTGGTCAACGAGGAGTGGAAAACCCGGAAGACCATTCTTCTGCCGGAAAGCGGGATCGTGCGTTTCCGGGGTTTCAAGGGTAAATACCGGGTCACGTGGACCGACAGGTTCGGGCAGACCCAGATTTCGGAGTTCTATCTGAAAAACGACGGGGACGGCTTCGGAAACTGA
- a CDS encoding NAD-dependent epimerase/dehydratase family protein, with the protein MKKILIIGAGGQIGSELTVHLRKLYGNANVVATDVRECKALGETGPFAVLNALDAHSFAYTVNKYKIDTIFNLVALLSAVGEKDPQLAWNINMGALMNSLDVARQYQCAVFTPSSIGAFGPSSPKDHTPQDTLMQPTTIYGVCKVTGELLSNYYYLKYGVDTRSVRFPGIISNVTLPGGGTTDYAVEIFYEAVKHGRFTCPIPQDVFMDMIYMPDALNACVELMEADPARLVHRNGFNITAMSFSPEIICKEIKKHLPDFKMDYKIDPVKEAIARSWPNSLDDTCARDEWGWKPTWQLPEMATDMLESIRRKQAEGKL; encoded by the coding sequence ATGAAAAAAATCCTGATTATCGGCGCCGGAGGCCAGATCGGCTCGGAGCTCACCGTCCACCTCAGAAAACTGTACGGCAACGCCAATGTCGTCGCCACCGATGTCCGCGAATGCAAGGCACTCGGGGAAACGGGCCCTTTCGCCGTGCTCAACGCCCTGGACGCCCACTCGTTCGCCTATACGGTCAACAAATATAAAATCGACACGATCTTCAACCTGGTGGCCCTGCTCTCGGCCGTAGGGGAGAAAGACCCCCAGCTGGCGTGGAACATCAACATGGGCGCCCTGATGAACTCGCTCGACGTGGCCCGCCAGTACCAGTGCGCGGTCTTCACCCCCAGTTCGATCGGGGCGTTCGGCCCCTCGTCGCCCAAAGACCACACCCCGCAGGACACGCTGATGCAACCCACCACGATCTACGGCGTCTGCAAGGTGACGGGCGAACTGCTCAGCAACTACTATTACCTGAAATACGGTGTCGATACGCGCAGCGTGCGCTTCCCGGGCATCATCTCCAACGTCACCCTGCCGGGCGGCGGCACCACGGACTATGCCGTGGAGATTTTCTACGAAGCCGTCAAACACGGCCGTTTCACCTGTCCCATCCCGCAGGACGTCTTCATGGACATGATCTACATGCCCGACGCACTGAACGCCTGCGTCGAACTGATGGAAGCCGACCCGGCCCGCCTGGTCCACCGCAACGGATTCAACATCACGGCGATGAGTTTCTCCCCGGAGATCATCTGCAAGGAGATCAAAAAGCACCTGCCCGACTTCAAGATGGATTACAAGATCGACCCCGTGAAAGAGGCGATCGCCCGCAGCTGGCCCAACAGCCTGGACGACACCTGTGCCCGCGACGAATGGGGCTGGAAACCTACCTGGCAGCTTCCGGAAATGGCGACCGACATGCTGGAATCGATCCGACGCAAACAAGCAGAAGGAAAATTGTGA
- a CDS encoding helix-turn-helix domain-containing protein — MEEKILKAMAAGTPMRPGDIAAAAGVDKDEAAKIIKKLAAEGKIYSPKRCFYEIKK, encoded by the coding sequence ATGGAAGAGAAAATTCTGAAAGCAATGGCCGCCGGCACGCCGATGCGTCCGGGCGACATCGCGGCAGCAGCCGGAGTGGACAAGGACGAAGCCGCGAAAATCATCAAGAAACTGGCCGCCGAAGGCAAAATCTACTCGCCGAAGCGGTGCTTCTACGAGATCAAGAAATAG
- a CDS encoding 3'-5' exonuclease: MNTPFQANISNEELAALPLAQFPGRITVVDREEMLAEACAELMGRRAIGFDTETRPSFTSGISNKVALLQLSTPDHCFLFRLCKLRLDKALIRVLESPDVLKIGAAVRDDIKGMQKLRHYRPAGFIDLQSIVENYGIAEKSVRKMAAVTLGIRISKAQRLSNWEASTLTPAQQLYAATDAWVSLEIYRKLLSFK; encoded by the coding sequence ATGAATACCCCGTTTCAGGCGAACATATCCAACGAAGAACTGGCAGCCCTTCCGCTGGCACAATTCCCGGGCCGGATCACGGTCGTGGACCGGGAGGAGATGCTGGCCGAAGCCTGCGCGGAGCTGATGGGCCGGCGGGCGATCGGGTTCGACACGGAGACCCGCCCTTCGTTCACCAGCGGCATTTCGAACAAGGTGGCCCTGCTGCAACTCTCCACGCCCGACCACTGTTTCCTGTTCCGTCTCTGCAAACTGCGTCTGGACAAGGCCCTCATCCGGGTGCTGGAGAGCCCCGACGTACTCAAGATCGGAGCCGCCGTGCGCGACGACATCAAAGGCATGCAGAAACTGAGACATTACAGGCCGGCCGGATTCATCGACCTGCAAAGCATCGTGGAAAACTACGGCATCGCCGAAAAGAGCGTCCGCAAGATGGCCGCCGTCACCCTCGGCATCCGCATATCGAAGGCCCAGCGGCTCAGCAACTGGGAAGCCTCCACCCTCACCCCCGCCCAGCAACTCTATGCCGCCACGGACGCATGGGTGTCGTTGGAAATCTATCGCAAATTACTTTCTTTCAAATGA
- the rplU gene encoding 50S ribosomal protein L21 has protein sequence MYAIAEIAGQQFKVEKGRKLYVHRLAGEEGSSLSFDKILLTEDDGQVNVGTPVVKGATVNATILRHLKDDKVIVFKKRRRKGYKVKNGHRQLLTQILIDDIVIA, from the coding sequence ATGTACGCTATTGCAGAAATTGCAGGTCAACAGTTCAAGGTTGAAAAAGGTCGGAAACTCTATGTTCACCGTCTTGCGGGGGAGGAAGGTTCCTCGCTGAGTTTCGACAAAATCCTGCTTACGGAAGACGACGGTCAGGTCAATGTGGGCACACCTGTAGTGAAAGGGGCCACGGTCAATGCCACCATTCTCCGGCATCTGAAGGACGACAAGGTGATCGTCTTCAAGAAACGCCGCAGAAAAGGGTACAAGGTGAAAAACGGACACCGTCAGTTGCTCACCCAGATCCTTATCGACGACATTGTAATCGCTTAA